The following proteins are encoded in a genomic region of Tachysurus fulvidraco isolate hzauxx_2018 chromosome 22, HZAU_PFXX_2.0, whole genome shotgun sequence:
- the cirbpa gene encoding cold inducible RNA binding protein a isoform X1 has protein sequence MSDEGKLFIGGLSFDTTEQSLEDAFSKYGVITNVHVARNRETNRSRGFGFVTFENPEDAKDAMEGMNGKSVDGRAIRVDEAGKGGSGRSGGGGYRGGSGGGRGGGYFRGGRGRGGGSYGGGDRSYSGGDRSYGSTDRGYGGDRGYSGGYKSGGGGGGGGYNRDRSSSYGDRGNSYRDNYDGYSGPVTPIY, from the exons ATGTCTGACGAAGGAAAGCTTTTTATTGGCGGTCTGAGCTTCGACACCACGGAGCAGTCCCTCGAGGACGCCTTCTCCAAATATGGCGTCATCACCAACG TTCACGTTgccagaaacagagaaacaaaccGGTCGAGGGGCTTTGGCTTTGTCACATTTGAGAACCCTGAAGATGCAAAAGATGCCATGGAGGGAATGAATGGAAAA TCTGTGGACGGCAGGGCGATCAGAGTTGACGAAGCTGGAAAGGGTGGCAGTGGCCGCTCTGGAGGTGGTGGATACAGAGGTGGcagtggaggaggaagagggggCGGATACTTCCGTGGAGGTAGAGGAAGAG GTGGTGGCAGCTATGGCGGTGGCGATCGTAGCTATAGCGGTGGCGATCGTAGCTACGGTAGCACTGATCGTGGTTATGGTGGTGATCGGGGATATAGTGGTGGCTACAAGAGTGGGGGTGGCGGCGGCGGTGGAGGATATAATAGAGACAG GAGTTCCAGCTATGGAGACCGTGGCAACTCCTACAGAGACAACTATGATGGATATAGTG GTCCAGTGACTCCAATTTACTGA
- the cirbpa gene encoding cold inducible RNA binding protein a isoform X5, protein MSDEGKLFIGGLSFDTTEQSLEDAFSKYGVITNVHVARNRETNRSRGFGFVTFENPEDAKDAMEGMNGKSVDGRAIRVDEAGKGGSGRSGGGGYRGGSGGGRGGGYFRGGGGSYGGGDRSYSGGDRSYGSTDRGYGGDRGYSGGYKSGGGGGGGGYNRDRSSSYGDRGNSYRDNYDGYSAAHD, encoded by the exons ATGTCTGACGAAGGAAAGCTTTTTATTGGCGGTCTGAGCTTCGACACCACGGAGCAGTCCCTCGAGGACGCCTTCTCCAAATATGGCGTCATCACCAACG TTCACGTTgccagaaacagagaaacaaaccGGTCGAGGGGCTTTGGCTTTGTCACATTTGAGAACCCTGAAGATGCAAAAGATGCCATGGAGGGAATGAATGGAAAA TCTGTGGACGGCAGGGCGATCAGAGTTGACGAAGCTGGAAAGGGTGGCAGTGGCCGCTCTGGAGGTGGTGGATACAGAGGTGGcagtggaggaggaagagggggCGGATACTTCCGTGGAG GTGGTGGCAGCTATGGCGGTGGCGATCGTAGCTATAGCGGTGGCGATCGTAGCTACGGTAGCACTGATCGTGGTTATGGTGGTGATCGGGGATATAGTGGTGGCTACAAGAGTGGGGGTGGCGGCGGCGGTGGAGGATATAATAGAGACAG GAGTTCCAGCTATGGAGACCGTGGCAACTCCTACAGAGACAACTATGATGGATATAGTG CTGCACACGATTAA
- the cirbpa gene encoding cold inducible RNA binding protein a isoform X2, protein MSDEGKLFIGGLSFDTTEQSLEDAFSKYGVITNVHVARNRETNRSRGFGFVTFENPEDAKDAMEGMNGKSVDGRAIRVDEAGKGGSGRSGGGGYRGGSGGGRGGGYFRGGRGRGGGSYGGGDRSYSGGDRSYGSTDRGYGGDRGYSGGYKSGGGGGGGGYNRDRSSSYGDRGNSYRDNYDGYSAAHD, encoded by the exons ATGTCTGACGAAGGAAAGCTTTTTATTGGCGGTCTGAGCTTCGACACCACGGAGCAGTCCCTCGAGGACGCCTTCTCCAAATATGGCGTCATCACCAACG TTCACGTTgccagaaacagagaaacaaaccGGTCGAGGGGCTTTGGCTTTGTCACATTTGAGAACCCTGAAGATGCAAAAGATGCCATGGAGGGAATGAATGGAAAA TCTGTGGACGGCAGGGCGATCAGAGTTGACGAAGCTGGAAAGGGTGGCAGTGGCCGCTCTGGAGGTGGTGGATACAGAGGTGGcagtggaggaggaagagggggCGGATACTTCCGTGGAGGTAGAGGAAGAG GTGGTGGCAGCTATGGCGGTGGCGATCGTAGCTATAGCGGTGGCGATCGTAGCTACGGTAGCACTGATCGTGGTTATGGTGGTGATCGGGGATATAGTGGTGGCTACAAGAGTGGGGGTGGCGGCGGCGGTGGAGGATATAATAGAGACAG GAGTTCCAGCTATGGAGACCGTGGCAACTCCTACAGAGACAACTATGATGGATATAGTG CTGCACACGATTAA
- the cirbpa gene encoding cold inducible RNA binding protein a isoform X3, translating to MSDEGKLFIGGLSFDTTEQSLEDAFSKYGVITNVHVARNRETNRSRGFGFVTFENPEDAKDAMEGMNGKSVDGRAIRVDEAGKGGSGRSGGGGYRGGSGGGRGGGYFRGGGGSYGGGDRSYSGGDRSYGSTDRGYGGDRGYSGGYKSGGGGGGGGYNRDRSSSYGDRGNSYRDNYDGYSGPVTPIY from the exons ATGTCTGACGAAGGAAAGCTTTTTATTGGCGGTCTGAGCTTCGACACCACGGAGCAGTCCCTCGAGGACGCCTTCTCCAAATATGGCGTCATCACCAACG TTCACGTTgccagaaacagagaaacaaaccGGTCGAGGGGCTTTGGCTTTGTCACATTTGAGAACCCTGAAGATGCAAAAGATGCCATGGAGGGAATGAATGGAAAA TCTGTGGACGGCAGGGCGATCAGAGTTGACGAAGCTGGAAAGGGTGGCAGTGGCCGCTCTGGAGGTGGTGGATACAGAGGTGGcagtggaggaggaagagggggCGGATACTTCCGTGGAG GTGGTGGCAGCTATGGCGGTGGCGATCGTAGCTATAGCGGTGGCGATCGTAGCTACGGTAGCACTGATCGTGGTTATGGTGGTGATCGGGGATATAGTGGTGGCTACAAGAGTGGGGGTGGCGGCGGCGGTGGAGGATATAATAGAGACAG GAGTTCCAGCTATGGAGACCGTGGCAACTCCTACAGAGACAACTATGATGGATATAGTG GTCCAGTGACTCCAATTTACTGA
- the cirbpa gene encoding cold inducible RNA binding protein a isoform X4, which translates to MSDEGKLFIGGLSFDTTEQSLEDAFSKYGVITNVHVARNRETNRSRGFGFVTFENPEDAKDAMEGMNGKSVDGRAIRVDEAGKGGSGRSGGGGYRGGSGGGRGGGYFRGGRGRGGGSYGGGDRSYSGGDRSYGSTDRGYGGDRGYSGGYKSGGGGGGGGYNRDRSSSYGDRGNSYRDNYDGYTAHD; encoded by the exons ATGTCTGACGAAGGAAAGCTTTTTATTGGCGGTCTGAGCTTCGACACCACGGAGCAGTCCCTCGAGGACGCCTTCTCCAAATATGGCGTCATCACCAACG TTCACGTTgccagaaacagagaaacaaaccGGTCGAGGGGCTTTGGCTTTGTCACATTTGAGAACCCTGAAGATGCAAAAGATGCCATGGAGGGAATGAATGGAAAA TCTGTGGACGGCAGGGCGATCAGAGTTGACGAAGCTGGAAAGGGTGGCAGTGGCCGCTCTGGAGGTGGTGGATACAGAGGTGGcagtggaggaggaagagggggCGGATACTTCCGTGGAGGTAGAGGAAGAG GTGGTGGCAGCTATGGCGGTGGCGATCGTAGCTATAGCGGTGGCGATCGTAGCTACGGTAGCACTGATCGTGGTTATGGTGGTGATCGGGGATATAGTGGTGGCTACAAGAGTGGGGGTGGCGGCGGCGGTGGAGGATATAATAGAGACAG GAGTTCCAGCTATGGAGACCGTGGCAACTCCTACAGAGACAACTATGATGGATATA CTGCACACGATTAA
- the LOC113645197 gene encoding yjeF N-terminal domain-containing 3-like isoform X2 — MGTELLRDYHFGLHQLTEILGHACAVAITKTYPLSTLGKRQPTVLVVCGPDQNGCVGLACARYLRLFEYMPTVFYPKRSSQSPHLDFTVQCEKMDIPFLSYLPTEVQLINDAYNLVVDALLGPETELGAAKEPFSSIMLTLRGIKIPIASLDIPSGWDPDEASVDGINPNLLISLIAPKRCALSFSGTHLLAGRLLPYDIQKKYELNLPKFPSTACITELQ; from the exons ATGGGGACGGAGTTGCTGAGGGACTATCACTTTGGTCTGCATCAGCTGACAGAGATTTTAGGTCATGCCTGTGCAGTTGCCATCACAAAG ACGTACCCCCTGAGCACTCTGGGTAAGAGGCAGCCCACGGTACTGGTGGTGTGTGGGCCAGATCAGAACGGCTGCGTCGGTTTGGCATGTGCACGCTATCTGAGATTATTC GAATACATGCCTACTGTCTTCTATCCAAAACGGTCCTCACAAAGTCCTCACCTGGACTTTACTGTACAGTGTGAGAAAATGGACATTCCCTTCTTGTCCTACCTGCCGACTGAG GTTCAGCTTATAAACGACGCATATAACCTGGTGGTGGATGCACTTCTGGGTCCAGAGACAGAACTGGGGGCCGCAAAAGAACCCTTCAGCAGCATCATGCTTACTCTACGAGGCATCAAAATCCCCATCGCCAGCCTTGACATCCCTTCAG GATGGGACCCTGACGAAGCCAGCGTGGATGGGATTAATCCCAACCTCCTGATATCACTGATAGCACCAAAGAGATGTGCACTCAGTTTCTCTGGGACACATTTACTAGCTGGACGCTTATTGCCCTACGATATTCAGAAGAAATATGAACTCAACCTCCCCAAGTTTCCCAGTACAGCCTGTATAACTGAACTACAATAA
- the LOC113645197 gene encoding yjeF N-terminal domain-containing 3-like isoform X1: MNHSGADQDCESTQMLHYLSKEEAVAMGTELLRDYHFGLHQLTEILGHACAVAITKTYPLSTLGKRQPTVLVVCGPDQNGCVGLACARYLRLFEYMPTVFYPKRSSQSPHLDFTVQCEKMDIPFLSYLPTEVQLINDAYNLVVDALLGPETELGAAKEPFSSIMLTLRGIKIPIASLDIPSGWDPDEASVDGINPNLLISLIAPKRCALSFSGTHLLAGRLLPYDIQKKYELNLPKFPSTACITELQ; the protein is encoded by the exons ATGAACCACAGCGGTGCAGATCAGGACTGTGAGTCCACACAGATGCTACACTATCTCAG TAAAGAGGAGGCTGTTGCTATGGGGACGGAGTTGCTGAGGGACTATCACTTTGGTCTGCATCAGCTGACAGAGATTTTAGGTCATGCCTGTGCAGTTGCCATCACAAAG ACGTACCCCCTGAGCACTCTGGGTAAGAGGCAGCCCACGGTACTGGTGGTGTGTGGGCCAGATCAGAACGGCTGCGTCGGTTTGGCATGTGCACGCTATCTGAGATTATTC GAATACATGCCTACTGTCTTCTATCCAAAACGGTCCTCACAAAGTCCTCACCTGGACTTTACTGTACAGTGTGAGAAAATGGACATTCCCTTCTTGTCCTACCTGCCGACTGAG GTTCAGCTTATAAACGACGCATATAACCTGGTGGTGGATGCACTTCTGGGTCCAGAGACAGAACTGGGGGCCGCAAAAGAACCCTTCAGCAGCATCATGCTTACTCTACGAGGCATCAAAATCCCCATCGCCAGCCTTGACATCCCTTCAG GATGGGACCCTGACGAAGCCAGCGTGGATGGGATTAATCCCAACCTCCTGATATCACTGATAGCACCAAAGAGATGTGCACTCAGTTTCTCTGGGACACATTTACTAGCTGGACGCTTATTGCCCTACGATATTCAGAAGAAATATGAACTCAACCTCCCCAAGTTTCCCAGTACAGCCTGTATAACTGAACTACAATAA
- the ndufa13 gene encoding NADH dehydrogenase [ubiquinone] 1 alpha subcomplex subunit 13, with protein sequence MAASKVKQDMPPPGGYGPIDYKRNLPKRGLSGYSMFGIGIGVMLFGYWRLFKWNRERRRLHIEDLEARIALLPLLQAEHDRRTLRMLRENLEEEAIIMKDVPGWKVGENVFHTDRWVPPITDELFNLRPQEELLHKRFGFVWYV encoded by the exons ATGGCGGCGTCCAAGGTGAAGCAGGACATGCCTCCTCCAGGAGGTTATGGTCCTATTGATTACAAGAGAAACCTACCGAAAAGGGGGCTTTCTG GTTACAGTATGTTCGGCATCGGGATCGGTGTCATGCTTTTTGGCTACTGGAGGCTTTTCAAatggaacagagagagaag acgTTTGCACATCGAGGACCTGGAGGCTCGGATCGCTCTCCTGCCTCTCCTTCAGGCTGAACATGACAGAAG GACGTTACGGATGCTCAGGGAGAACCTGGAAGAGGAAGCCATCATCATGAAGGATGTGCCGGGCTGGAAG gtgggTGAGAATGTTTTCCACACAGACCGCTGGGTCCCTCCCATCACAGATGAGCTCTTTAACCTTCGACCTCAGGAGGAGCTTCTGCACAAGAGGTTTGGCTTTGTGTGGTATGTGTAA